Genomic segment of Dromaius novaehollandiae isolate bDroNov1 unplaced genomic scaffold, bDroNov1.hap1 HAP1_SCAFFOLD_32, whole genome shotgun sequence:
AGCGCTGGCCCCCTGCCACCCTGTGCTGCTCCAGGCCCCGGCGTCCCCATGGGCAGGAGGTCCTGGGGGCAATTGGGGCCACCCTGGGAGCAattgcagcagctctggggagtCCTGGGAGCAATttgggtggctggggggggggccctgggggcaatTGGGGCAgttctggggggtcctgggggcaatTGAGGCCACTCTGGGTGGTCCTAGGGGCAATTGGGGTGGCGCTGGGTGGTCCTGGGGGCAATTGGGGCTAATCTGGGACAACCTGGGGTCCCGGCTGACCGTGGCCCCGCAGCCATCCTGGGCATGTACACGCTGATGAGCAACAAGCAGTACTACGACGCGCTCTGCAGCGGGACCATCTCCAACACGGAGGGCATCAACAGTGAGTGTCCGCACGCAGGAACATGGGACACATGGGCACggacacggggccgggccggggaagGGAATCAGATCTGGGAACTGGGGGTCAGGACCAGGGATGCCTCCTGAGATGCGGTGGGGTAGccgtgtgcatgtgtgcgcacACGTGTCTGTGTGTCCTGCGTGCGTGTGCACGCACACGCTTGTGTACATGTGTCCACACGGGAATGCACATGTGGCCATGCCTCTGGGTCCACCTCTGACCATGCATGGTCCCACACACACGTCTGTGCTTGGCTCTGTGGCCTCACGGGCACATGTCCGTGTCTGGACACGGGGGACCCTGGTGCGCCCGGGcccgtgcacacacacatcccgccCAGGCGTGGTGAAGCCAGACAAATACAAGCCGGTGCCAGACGAGCCCCCAAATCCCACCAACGTGGAGGAGACACTGCGGCAGATCCAGGCCAACGATGGGACCCTGGAGGACGTCAACCTCAACAACATCAAGGTGAGGGGCCTGGTGTgtgtccccggggtgtccccagggtgctggttGCGATCCAGGGGTGTCCCTGGGGCATCCCCGGGGTGCTGATCCTGTCTGGGGGCATCTCCAGGGGGCTGATCCCTGTCTTGCAGTGTGcctggggtgtccccagggtgccagtACTGCCCTGGAGTGTCCCTGGTGTGCTGGTCCCCATCTTGGCGCATCCCCAGCGCATTCCCAGAGCTGGTCTCCATCCTGGTGCATCCCCATGGAGCAGGTCCCTGTCCCACTGTCTGAATGGCATCAAAAGATGCTGGTCCCTGTCCTGGAGCATCCCTGAGGCACATTTCCCCCTTCTGGGTGTCCCTGGGGTGCTGGTCCCCATCCAGGGGTGTCTATGGCATGTGCCCAGGATGCTGGTTCCCATCTTAGGGTGTCCCTAGAGGGTCCTCAAGGTGCTGGTCCCTGTCCCAGGGGCCACAAGGTGTCCGGGAGGAGCAGCCAGCCAGGGGCAGGGCAGTGCTTTCCTGGGGGCAACTGGTTTCTGCCACCTGCTTGTCTGTCCCTCCATCCACACATCCAtgtcacctccccccccccacgtccccagtCCTTGGTGATACCCCCCAGCCCTTGGTGACACTCATATTCCCTCAGTGATGCCTCTGTCCCCTTGGTGACATCCCACATGCCCTCAGTGACACTTACATCCCCTTGGGACATCCTGCATCCCCTTGGGAATGCCCCCACCCCCTTGGTGACACCCCTGTCCCCTTGTCACAGGACATTCCCATCTCCACGCTGAAGGCCATCTGCGAGGCCATGAAAACCAACACCCACGTCAAGAAGCTCAGCCTGGTAGCAACCCGCAGCAACGATCCCGTGGCCACCGTGAGTCCTGGGTCCCTCCACTGTGTCCCCAGACACAGAGGGGATGTGGTCCCCTTCCCCTAGCTCCATACTGGAGGCATGGAGCTGCAAAGACcacccagcagtggcttttcCACAGCTCCCCAGCACCACGGGGGTGTTGGCTGCCCAGGACATGCCAGTGGGAGAAATGCTGGCTCCTGGTGACACCCTGAGGTGACACGCAGCTCTTACAGGCTGTGGCTGAGATGCTGACGGAGAACAAGACACTGCAGAGCCTCAACATTGAGTCCAACTTCATCACCAGCGCCGGCATGATGAGCATCATCAAGGCCATGTATCAGAACAGCACCCTGAGCGAGCTCAAGGTGGACAACCAGGTAGGGACGGGCACCCGTGGGTGGCCCAGGGTGATCACGAGGATCTGATACCCCACTGGTGCGGGGCGGAGGGGTGTGTACTTGTCTCAGTTTACCCAGTTGGGCCCATGCTCCGCAGTGCCAGCGGCTGGGCGACACGGTGGAGATGGAGATGGCCACGATGCTGGAGCAGCGTCCCTCCGTCATGCGCTTTGGCTACCACTTCACACAGCAGGGCCCGCGGGCCCGCGCCGCCAGCGCCATCACCAAGAACAACGAGCTCCGTGAGTGCCCCAGCTGCGCCCACTCCGGCGTGGAGCGGCCTAAAGTCGATCGCCCACAGCTCGGGGGTAGAAATTAGGGAAGGGGGGTCCCATCGTTGACCCGTTTCTCCCTCTGCCCCGCAGGTcgcaagcagaagaaaatataatcCGCCGCGGCTCCACGTCCCCGTGGCTGCCGCGGTGCCCCGGGCACCATGCCTCGAGGCAGCCGCCCGGAGCCACGGGCGCGCGCTCAGCTGCCGACCCCAACGCGGAAACAAGCTCAGGTTTCTGCCCCTCGGGGGTTGGATCCTCTGTAAATAAACAGCACGGAGAAATAGGGGCTCGGGGCTCTGCTTGCGGCCACGGGGATGGGGTCGGACACTGGGGTGtgatttgggggtgcagggaaCCCCACAGATTAGCTGAGTGAGGGTGAGAGTGCTAGAGAGATGCGGGGTCTGGGGCACCCTGGTTTTTGGGGTCCCCACTAGCCTCAAGCTGTTAATCCAGTGCTAATTAGGGTGGGGAAAGGGGCCGAGCTGGACACATGGGTCCCTGTGACGCAGGGTGCCGCGGTTCGGGAGCTGGCAGGCCCCGTGGCCGGTGTATTTATACCCAGGGGATTGAGTTAcaggctgggctgagcagggcacCCCCACTGCAAGAAGCCAGGTGCCCCCTGGCATGGAGCCACTCACCCGGCTTCGCAGGGGCCGACGAggtgggtggggggacacagggatcCGGGAACAGCCCCCAGGCCTGCACTGGGCTGGGCCTGgctccccacagcaccctggCACCCGGCCCATCATCGGCTTATAGAGGAGGGTAGTTCCCAGCGCCCAGGTGTAACGTCACCCCAGGCGGTGCTGCCAGGGAGCCTGCAGCCCTCCGCGGGGTCAGGGTCTGGCCCCACGCGGGACCCTTCGGCAGGTGCTTCTCCGGGGGTGCGGGTGCCAGctcggggtgctgggaggggatgGGCTCTTAAACAACAGCCCCACGGGTGCCACCCCGATGTGGGGGCACCCGCAGGACCTGAGCGCTGGCAGGCAAAGAAGGTGGGGGGGGAAGTGAAGGGGGGGGAGTGGAGGGTGACAGGGTCAGGTACTTTCTGAAGGACTAGGACAgctgccggggaggaggaggagggagctcgGTGCTGTCACCCCAAAAGGGCACGACCTGGGGGCACCTGCCAGCAGGCAAAAAAGCAAGTGTGACTTGGGTCAGGGACAGGAGGGAACAAGGCGGAGATGAGCCAAAGCTAGAGCCGAGGTCGACGGCACCCCCAGCTGCTCTCCGCGCTCTGGCCATGCTGAGGACACCCCAAAAAACATACAGCACTGAGTGTCCCCAACACCACCCGATCCTCCCCACACTGCTCACGCCAGTGCACCCTGGGACTTCCCCACCAAGAGACCCCAACAGCTCGGACACGTCCTTCACCTCCAGCTGCCTCTATTAATGTGGAGCTTGGGGGTGTCCCCGCGGTGCCATCCCCGTGGGGACAGGCAGGACACACAGGAGCCTCAGGCCGGCAGCAGCACCGGCGGCTCATCCTCGTCGGAGTCGAACTCGGCGTTCTCGTCCTTCACCCACTTGCCGGAGCGGTCCTGGATCCAGCCGGCGCTGCGACGGATGGAGAGGTGGTGAGACGTGGCTCGTCACAGGGCTCCCTGCACCAGCGGGGCCCAACTCACCTCCGGAGCTGCAGGTACCGCTGCAGGGCCTGGCACCTCTTGGGGCTGAGGGCTTCAGGCTGGCTGGCAGGCGACGGCGAGGCTTTTCCTTTGCCACCTCGCTGGgtctgggcagcagctgccttTGGTGTGTCTGGGAGAACGGAGAGGAGTGTGAGCTGGCAAGACGCAGAAAAGAGAAACCAAGGCAGGGCCAGGGATGTTACACGCTGAGAACCCGGAGGCCTGTCTCACTGGCACCAGCgcggccccagagctgctgtcccACTGTCACCTGCTTGCCTGCTGCagtggcctggcagcagggccGCCGAGGTGGTGTCCACAGCCTCCCTGTCCCTCTGCGAGGAGACCCCGGGCTCCAGAGGCACCATCGCAGCGACGCACGCAGGGGCAGCGCTTGGCTCTATCCGGGTCGTACCCACTCTCGAGCTGTTTCTGTCCGCCCTAGAGTGGGACAGGCGTCAGGCCCAGCTCCAGCCGTCACCCCTAAATGCCACCCCACGAGCGCCCGTTATCAGCCGGGGGATGGCAACCGAGGAAGGGGCGTCTCACAGAGCGCGAGTTGATGACAGGGACCATGACAAAGCTGCACAAGGTGGAAAGGTGCTGCCACCCCCTTCGTTCACCCCCGAGAGGGCAGGAACCCCCAAGGTCTTACCCCATCCTCCGGTGGCGGCTGCTGTAGGGAGCAGCTTTCAGCAGAGCGCTCTGGGCTATCTTCTTCGTTCGCACCAGCAAAGGGgccggggagccctggggggaaggggcagagctcaAGCCGGCCGGCCAAGGGTCCAGCGGGGAGCGGAAGGGGTGTCCACACCCACCTGCGTGCCCGCCTCCTCCGCCCGCACGAATTCCTCGTGCTGTCGCTTCTGCACCTCATTCTCAAGCGAGCGCTTCCTGCCGTAGAAGCTCtgcaggcctggaagagagcgaGAGGGTCGTCGGCTGGCCCAGCGGGACGGCAACCTCCCCCCGCCGAGCCCGTGCGCTTACTGGCGATGTGTTTCTTGCCGGTCCTGTGGACCGCCAGCACGTCCAGCGTGTCGAAGATGGGGCGGTGGGCGCACACGGTGCAGGTGTACCTGTGCCAGGGAGGAGGCACCGTCAGGCTTGTCCAGTGCCGCGCTCGGAGATCGGCAGAGCAGCCCCCTGACTGAGTTGCTCCTGCTGCCCAGACCCATGGGAGCTTGGGGTTTGCCCACCTGCGGGGGTCCCACTCACCTCCCGCTCCTCAGCAGCAGCGCCTCGTCCTCAGGGATGTAGTTGGCGAGCAGATCTGCAACGCGTCGTTTCTGAGGGGGACGAACGAGGCCACGTTAGCTGCTGCCGGAGGGGGTTTCTGCCCCCAGCTCACCCTGCGGTCTCACCAGCCCAGGTGGGACAGACCAGGGGACCAACCCTCGTCCTCAGCCCGGCCACACCATGGACCCATCCACCCCTCGCCCAGGAGACCTGGGCACCCCGGGGGCCTCCAAAGGCAGCAGCGACGACAGAGGCAGCTGGGaagggggggcagctgggggaaACCGGGGGGTCAAGGTGGGGGACAAAGCAGGCTGCTAGGGGGGGACTTGAGGAGGAGACCGGAGAACAGCACAGGCTGAGGTGAGGGaagggggtattttgggggtcaGGTCTGGGGCAAGGGGGTATTTGGGAATCAGAGTAGGGGAGAGGAATATttgggggacaggaggggatttCCAGAGACAGGCCTGGGGGCAGAGGGTACAGACAGGCGCATATTCGGCAAGGCTGAGTAAGGGGAGGTCGGGGCAGGGGGTATTTGGAGGGCTGGTCTGGGGGCAGGGGGGTATTTGTGGGCAGGGGGATTTGAGGGCTGGGAGGCAGttgggggcaggtcaggggggcatcGGGGGGGGAGTCTGGAAGCAGGGGCATGTCGAAGGGGTTAAGTCAGGACAGAGGATGACGGGGGGCAGGTCTATGGTCAGGGGGCGTTAAGGGGGGGCAGGAAGAAGGCGGGGAGAGTTCAGGTGGGGAGAATTTGGGAGTAGGGAGATGGCAACAGAGGTCTGGGGTTATTTAGGGGGAACAGAGGGACATTTAGGAACAGGTATTAGGTATTTAGGATGGCGGGCAGGTCTGGGGGGACATTTGAGGGCAGGGAGGACGGGGgcaggtctgggggggggggaatttgggggaaGGCGTGGGGCTGGGGATATTTGGGGCCCTGGGCTCTCGGTGGTCTCAGGGATGCTGGGCCCGGGATTGCGGCGGTGCGGGACCCGGgcggctgggggtcccggggtgccgGAGGTCCCACCTGCAGCACGCCGAGCTGGCCGGGGTCGTCTCCCTCCCGCTTGAAGGACatggcggccgccggcgccgtcCGCGGTTACCATGGGAACCGCCGCCCCCTGCCCGCTTCCGGGCCCCCTTTCCCGGCGGGCCGCGTGCCGGCGCGACGACCAATAGAgagcggagggggcggggccagcagGCCCACCGTGCCTTGCGGCAGCCGGGgcgcgcggcatgctgggagctgtagttcgCTACCCTCAAGCTGGGCTGCCGGGGTGGGGGAGTTGGAGGGGGGAGACCCGGGACGGGGCAGGGAACCCCCCCACGGGGGACAGGGGGTCCATGGAGAGGCAGCTCCAAAGGGGGACAAGGAAGGATCCTCAGGGGCAGGGGCATTTTGGGGGATCAGGGGCCGGGAGGAGGGCAAGAAGGGCCCAGAAAGTGCCcctgggggggaggcagggacccgtcggggggggggacaggaccctgcggggcagggaggacccTGGTTGGGGGGCAGGGACTCTTGGGGGGCTCAGGGACCTTGGGGGGGTCACAGAGGGATGGGGGGGAATGAGGGTCCTAGAGGGGGGCAGGTAccctggggggcagggaggacccttgggggagagtcctggggggggggggcagggagcacCCTGGGGAGGGGCAGGACTCAGCagggcaacagggacccggggggggggacaggaagGGACCCGGGGTGGGGGGGTAAAGACCTTGGCGGGGGTCAGGGATGACCCATGAGAGGGGGTCAaggagccctggggggggggcaaggaccttgaagaggcagggagggatggggaggggCCAGGAAGCCCCTGGGTGGGGGCAGCTCCATGGCGGGGGGGTCCCGTGCAGGGGCACACGCTGAGGCCGGGGCTGCCAGGCTGCGGGCCGTGGCGGGAGGCGACGGGAGCCAACACCCCGGGTGCCCCCCGCTGCCGGGGACTACATCTCCCAGAGGCCTTTGCGAGAGCCGGCCGGGCCTGGCGTCTCCCTGCCCAGTCCGCAGCCAGACTGGGATTACTGGGGGCGGGGAGGGTGCTGTTGGGGGGAGcttggcgggcgggcggcggtgctGAGGGGGGGGCCggtggccgggggggccgggagacGTGGCCAAAGGCCCGCCTGCCCTTAGCGTCacccccgcgggcggcgggccaggacgcctgggcccctcgggaaGCGGGGGtcccgtcccccctccccccgatcCCCAGCAGGGGAGTGTCAGGGTGCGGCATGGCCccaggggtggggtgggtgtggggggTCTTAGCATGAGAccccccagcgcgggccggggcgacggcgggggccggggctgagCGGGGCCACCCTGCCATGGCGGCGCCCCTcaggcgggggcgggcggggggcggcggggggccggggcagggggggctgcCGGGCCACGAGCATCGCCTGGAGCCGGGGGACACGCTGGCGGGCCTGGCGCTGCGCTACGGCGTCAcggtgagcagggctgggggctgccatggggcaggggggctgctgagggactgggggctgccatggggcaagggggctgctgggggtttgctggggggctgggggctgccatggggcaggggggctgctgagggactgggggctgccatggggcaagggggctgctgggggtttgctggggggctgccatggggcagagggctgTCAGGGGGCAGGACATCCAGACTATGAGGtctgggggctgctgtggggcagggaggcctGGGACAGGGGagatgccatggggcagggggggcaggatgtcctgggggtggggggtgggggcacAGGGATGGGATACTAGGGTTGGAGGATGGGGCTGGCCAGGGGGTGTGGGGGACCCATCCCCTTCCCCAccctatccctgtccccatccctatccaccctgTCTCCATGCTGTCCTCATCTCTCTTTctgtcccatccctgtccccatccctgtcccatccccatcctgccCCCATCACTATCCCTGTCCCTATAcctgtcccatcccatctcatctctgtccccttccccatcctgtcccatccgATCTTGTCCCATCCTTCATCCCTGTCCCATTCTATCCCGTCCATATCCCATCCCATCACCGTATCtgtccccatcctgtcccatctCCATCCCTTCCTTATTCCCATCCAATACTGTCCTCATCCCCATTGCTCTCCCTGTCGCTGTCCCATCCTCATCCCATCGCATCCTATTCCCGTCCCCATCCTATACTGTCCTCATCTCTGTCTCTGTCCTgatcccatcccatccctgtcccatcccatccccatccctgttccatccccatccctgtcgctgtccccatcccatccctatctctgtccctgtcctatccctgtccccgtccctgtccccatcccatccccatgcCATCCCATCCCCTGGTCCCCGCAGATGGAGCAGATCAAGCGTGCCAACCGCCTCTACACCTCTGACACCATCTTCCTCAAACCGACGCTCCTTATCCCTGGGCAACTTGGccccgaggaggaggaagaggaggaggaggagggagccgcAGGCCTGGCCTGCCCCGCCACATCCCGTCATGACCTCTCGGCCACCGATTTCCTCCGGCAGATCGATGCCGAGATCCGCCTCTCCAAGGCTGCGGCAACCCGCCGGCTTCGCGAGGGCAGCACGGGGTGAGCGCCGTCCCCACATCCCTTGCCCAGGATTTTGGGGCAAAACCCGGAGGTTTTGGAGGGCACGTTCAACTCGGGGATGGGTGATTGCAGTGGGTGCCTGTGGGCATGGCCACCCCATGTTGTCACCCCGCTGTCTCCCCCCGCAGCAGCGTCGCCGAGGCTGAAGGCACTCGGGCACCTGACACCGGGGCCCAtccagcaccccagggtgcccggCGCGCCCTGCTcggcccccggcccctcaccaggACGCCACGGGCGGCCGCCCTGCACGATGCCGAGGACGAGATCTTCACGCTGTGACACGGCACCCTGGGGACGCCCTGACGGTCAGGGACACTCCCCTGGCACCCAGCTCCAGATGCCTGGGTTAGCAGCCGGgtggctgggggcactgggaggtactggagggcactgggaggtgctggggcaaGGCCATGCAGGGCCAGATTTACCAGCCGACATTTTCCCTCTGATCCTATTTATTGGTATATTTTTgttcttgggggttttttgggggggagccCCCCCTCCTCCGTGCCAGCACCTGGACCCCAGTGAGTTTGGGGCCTtctggggatggggacgggatcGGTCACCCCCTTTGCCTGCCCCCCCTGCCCAGGAGCCTGTAAATAAAATGGAGCACTGtcacctggctctgcctgctctgccggcccccctggggacacagtCATCCCCTTGGGGACACAGTTATCCCCCTGGGGCCATGGTTGCAGCCCTGGGGACACCAGCACCCCACTGGAGATGTGGTCACCCCTGGGGATAAGGTCGCCCTCTCCCAGGGAGATGTCAGGCCTGGGGATGTCACAGCCCTGGGGATGTGGTCACCCTTTAGAGACATGGTCATTCCCTTGGGGACATGGTTATTCCTTTGGGGTTGCTGTCACCCCCCCGGGGACATGATCACCCCTCTGGGGACATGGTCACCCCCACTGACATGGTTGCAGGCTTGGGGACATGGTCACCCCCCCAGGGACACAGTCACCCTGCCAGGGACGTGGTATTCCCCTGGGGACTTGGTTACCCCCAATGACGTTgtcatgcccccccccccgggacacaGTTGTCCCCAAATGAcaccccaggggacccaggcgtcctgcccccaccACTCCATGCTGTGCCACCAGGCGTCACCCTGTGCCtgcaccccagggacccctggacccccccagcctCCCAGGATGTTGCCAAGGACCCCCCCCATGGAGCTCCTGTCCCCAAGGAGCCCCCAGGGTCACCCCAACCCCCAGGACCTTGAGGATGTCACTAGGGTCACCAtgtcccccagggcccccaggatGTCCCCAGGGTTCCCCTGTCTCCAAGGACCTCCAGGATCTCCCGGGGCCCCTGGCATGTCCCTAGGGCCATCGTGTCCCCCAGGATCCCCCAGAGTTAACATCCCCAGGACCACCAggatgtcccc
This window contains:
- the LOC135326593 gene encoding tropomodulin-4-like — encoded protein: MTSYRQELEKYRDIDEDKILRELSAEELAQLDLELLEMDPENMLLPAGLRQRDQTQKSPTGPLDRAALLQHLEKQALEAGERDDLVPFTGEKRGKPFVPKNPTREIPREEQITLEPELEEALANATDAEMCDIAAILGMYTLMSNKQYYDALCSGTISNTEGINSVVKPDKYKPVPDEPPNPTNVEETLRQIQANDGTLEDVNLNNIKDIPISTLKAICEAMKTNTHVKKLSLVATRSNDPVATAVAEMLTENKTLQSLNIESNFITSAGMMSIIKAMYQNSTLSELKVDNQCQRLGDTVEMEMATMLEQRPSVMRFGYHFTQQGPRARAASAITKNNELRRKQKKI
- the LOC135326594 gene encoding sodium channel modifier 1-like — protein: MSFKREGDDPGQLGVLQKRRVADLLANYIPEDEALLLRSGRYTCTVCAHRPIFDTLDVLAVHRTGKKHIASLQSFYGRKRSLENEVQKRQHEEFVRAEEAGTQGSPAPLLVRTKKIAQSALLKAAPYSSRHRRMGADRNSSRVGTTRIEPSAAPACVAAMVPLEPGVSSQRDREAVDTTSAALLPGHCSRQADTPKAAAAQTQRGGKGKASPSPASQPEALSPKRCQALQRYLQLRSAGWIQDRSGKWVKDENAEFDSDEDEPPVLLPA
- the LOC135326602 gene encoding lysM and putative peptidoglycan-binding domain-containing protein 1-like — its product is MAAPLRRGRAGGGGGPGQGGLPGHEHRLEPGDTLAGLALRYGVTMEQIKRANRLYTSDTIFLKPTLLIPGQLGPEEEEEEEEEGAAGLACPATSRHDLSATDFLRQIDAEIRLSKAAATRRLREGSTGSVAEAEGTRAPDTGAHPAPQGARRALLGPRPLTRTPRAAALHDAEDEIFTL